The Verrucomicrobiota bacterium JB022 genome includes a region encoding these proteins:
- a CDS encoding Mrp/NBP35 family ATP-binding protein, producing the protein MTENQVREALKQVKYPGFSRDIISFGLIQSLEVHGDHVHVNLAVTTSDPKVPKTLKDNVEQVLGALPGMRAVHCHVAVTAPKGSTGTVGGEKQEGPLKNVKKVIAVASGKGGVGKSTVAVNLACALEQVLSEANGTSRVGLLDCDIYGPSVPLMMGVGQRPEIQNEKLIPPVNFGVSVMSMALLVDDNAPVVWRGPMVNQAIQQFAQHVEWGDLDVLVVDLPPGTGDAQLSLVQIFPVDGAVIVTTPQRAAVEVTCRGARMFEKVNVPLLGVVENMAYLETPAGRQAIFGEGGGKLAAAALETDVLGQVPLEQAVREGGDHGIPLTVSQPDSPTAQTFQTIARAVWKNLNAQA; encoded by the coding sequence CTGACCGAAAACCAAGTCCGCGAAGCCCTCAAGCAGGTCAAATACCCCGGTTTCAGCCGCGACATCATCTCCTTCGGCCTCATCCAGAGCCTCGAAGTGCACGGTGACCATGTCCACGTAAACCTGGCGGTGACAACGTCTGACCCGAAGGTGCCGAAAACCCTGAAGGACAATGTGGAGCAGGTGCTTGGCGCCTTGCCCGGTATGCGCGCGGTTCATTGCCACGTGGCCGTGACGGCGCCCAAGGGCAGCACCGGCACCGTGGGCGGCGAAAAGCAGGAAGGCCCGCTGAAGAACGTGAAGAAGGTCATCGCGGTGGCCAGCGGCAAGGGCGGCGTGGGCAAGAGCACCGTGGCGGTCAACCTCGCCTGTGCGCTGGAGCAAGTGCTGAGCGAGGCCAATGGCACCAGCCGCGTGGGCCTGCTCGACTGCGATATTTACGGCCCCTCCGTGCCGCTGATGATGGGCGTAGGCCAGCGCCCGGAGATCCAGAACGAAAAGCTGATCCCGCCGGTCAACTTCGGCGTCAGCGTGATGTCGATGGCCTTGCTGGTCGACGACAACGCGCCGGTGGTGTGGCGCGGCCCGATGGTCAACCAGGCCATCCAGCAGTTTGCGCAACACGTGGAGTGGGGCGACCTCGATGTGCTGGTGGTCGACTTGCCGCCGGGTACGGGCGACGCGCAGCTCTCGCTGGTGCAGATCTTCCCGGTCGACGGTGCGGTGATCGTCACGACCCCACAGCGCGCGGCGGTCGAAGTCACCTGCCGGGGCGCGCGGATGTTCGAGAAGGTCAACGTGCCGCTGCTTGGGGTGGTGGAAAACATGGCCTACCTCGAAACGCCCGCCGGTCGTCAGGCGATCTTTGGCGAAGGCGGGGGCAAGCTGGCCGCCGCCGCGCTCGAGACCGACGTGCTCGGCCAGGTGCCGCTCGAACAGGCAGTGCGCGAGGGGGGCGACCACGGGATCCCGCTTACGGTTTCGCAACCGGACTCGCCGACCGCCCAAACCTTCCAGACCATCGCCCGTGCCGTCTGGAAAAACTTGAACGCGCAGGCCTGA
- the rpmG gene encoding 50S ribosomal protein L33: MPREHIILECTEARKEGKRPSRYNSSRDKKKQQGRMEKKKYNPALKRYTLHREIK; encoded by the coding sequence ATGCCGCGCGAACACATCATTTTGGAATGCACCGAAGCCCGCAAGGAAGGTAAGCGCCCCTCGCGCTACAACTCTTCCCGCGACAAGAAGAAGCAGCAAGGCCGTATGGAGAAGAAGAAGTACAACCCGGCCCTGAAGCGCTACACGCTGCACCGCGAAATCAAGTAA